The following proteins are co-located in the bacterium genome:
- a CDS encoding tetratricopeptide repeat protein, whose product MRFRGKIAFILMPLAVVAAIEYNHLYSEAYGLLEAGKTSEARNKFQIVLEAPEESGLLDNAEYWIANSYLDDKNFYEAVRHYKRAQLLPDGNKHAAAQFELAKALSMAGDTIKAVIEYYKVLSIYPNDDLTARALARIDALGDPTRRSNEASNLATQVNTQKAQASSEQKTEADTEPRVTTQETQESTEKKETPPEQKVVDETQTPQPEAEKGTSAQTSTAIEPSGTEQSDKGTAPSPSEAVQNRPETSKNDTTGTPEARNINSYAALDTSNEYAEQSPDTSEFNSNNKQWDAPSPVKREDGILTLPLHADPRILILPKDRQGF is encoded by the coding sequence ATGAGATTTCGGGGCAAAATAGCCTTTATTCTGATGCCACTGGCTGTTGTTGCGGCAATCGAATACAACCATCTATATAGCGAGGCGTATGGCCTTCTCGAGGCTGGAAAGACTTCCGAAGCTAGAAACAAGTTCCAGATTGTTCTGGAAGCACCGGAAGAATCTGGTCTTCTGGATAACGCAGAATACTGGATTGCCAATAGCTATCTCGACGATAAGAATTTTTATGAAGCTGTTCGCCATTACAAGCGCGCTCAATTGCTTCCGGACGGAAACAAGCATGCTGCTGCGCAATTCGAGCTTGCCAAAGCTCTATCCATGGCGGGTGATACAATTAAGGCCGTTATAGAATATTATAAGGTTCTTTCGATTTATCCAAATGATGACCTTACCGCGCGCGCCCTTGCAAGAATCGATGCATTGGGTGATCCGACTCGTAGGAGTAATGAGGCGAGTAATTTAGCTACGCAGGTTAATACTCAAAAAGCACAGGCTTCTTCTGAACAGAAGACGGAGGCCGATACTGAACCTCGAGTAACAACACAAGAAACGCAGGAATCCACGGAAAAGAAAGAGACTCCACCTGAACAAAAAGTGGTTGATGAAACGCAAACTCCACAACCCGAGGCCGAAAAGGGGACTTCTGCGCAAACATCTACAGCCATCGAGCCTTCAGGGACTGAACAATCAGATAAAGGAACTGCTCCATCGCCCTCGGAAGCAGTTCAAAATAGGCCGGAGACATCTAAGAATGATACCACGGGAACCCCTGAAGCTCGCAATATAAATTCATATGCTGCATTGGATACGTCGAATGAGTATGCTGAACAAAGTCCAGATACTTCTGAATTTAATTCAAATAATAAACAATGGGACGCGCCATCGCCAGTTAAGCGTGAAGATGGTATTTTAACCCTTCCTCTTCATGCGGATCCTCGAATACTAATTTTACCCAAAGATAGGCAAGGATTTTAA